From Channa argus isolate prfri chromosome 18, Channa argus male v1.0, whole genome shotgun sequence, the proteins below share one genomic window:
- the spout1 gene encoding putative methyltransferase C9orf114 homolog, with translation MLVCVCVKMSTDVTFKRAKTESSQLGERVDWKRRKAEIKEAKRKRKEAKLIKQVEKQKEHEATERAKLEQNQNKKGRSYTVSVALPGSVLDNAQSAELRTYLAGQIARACVVFCVDEIIVFDEQGEDVKSVEGEFKGVGKKGQACIQLARILQYLECPQYLRKCFFPKHQDLQYAGLLNPLDSPHHMRIDEESEYREGIVLDRPSKQGKGSLVNCGMRKDVRIDKQLQSGLRVTVQLNKTQNHESKMYKGVVVAPHVPRTEGGLYWGYSVRLASCLSAVFTESPYKEGYDLTIGTSEKGSDIDRTKLSPFNHILVVFGGLHGLEASVDADQNLDVTDPSVLFDLYLNTCPSQGSRTIRTEEAILISMAGLRQKITAAFSDVSNGT, from the exons atgttggtgtgtgtgtgtgtaaagatgtCTACCGACGTTACATTTAAAAGAGCTAAAACCGAATCCTCTCAG CTTGGAGAGAGGGTGGActggaagagaagaaaagcCGAAA TAAAAGAGGCtaagaggaaaaggaaagaagcCAAGCTGATCAAACAGgtggaaaagcagaaagagcATGAGGCCACAGAGAGAGCAAAACTGGAacagaaccaaaacaaaaaag GTCGGTCTTACACAGTGAGTGTGGCGTTGCCGGGTTCTGTCCTGGACAACGCTCAGTCTGCTGAACTACGTACGTACCTGGCTGGACAGATTGCGCGCgcctgtgttgttttctgtgttgatgAAATCATTGTGTTTGATGAACAGGGGGAAGATGTCAA GAGTGTTGAAGGAGAATTCAAAGGTGTTGGGAAGAAAGGACAAGCTTGCATCCAGCTTGCCAGAATACTCCAGTACCTAGAATGTCCACA GTATCTTCGTAAgtgttttttcccaaaacatCAAGATTTACAATATGCAg GTCTGCTTAACCCCTTAGACAGTCCTCACCACATGAGGATAGATGAGGAATCAGAATACCGGGAAGGAATTGTTCTCGATAGGCCGTCCAAACAAGGAAAAGGTTCATTAGTCAACTGTGGAATGAGAAAG GATGTTCGGATAGATAAACAGCTACAGTCTGGACTGCGAGTGACAGTACAACTCAACAAGACACAGAATCACG AAAGCAAAATGTATAAAGGTGTGGTCGTGGCTCCTCACGTGCCCAGGACTGAAGGAGGTCTCTATTGGGGTTACAGTGTCCGCCTAGCATCTTGTCTTA GTGCAGTTTTCACAGAAAGTCCATATAAAGAAGGGTACGATCTGACTATAGGCACATCAGAGAAAGGCAGCGACATTGACCGAACTAAGCTGTCACCATTCAA TCACATCTTGGTAGTTTTTGGAGGCCTTCATGGGTTAGAAGCCAGTGTGGATGCTGACCAAAACCTGGATGTGACTGACCCTAGTGTTTTATTTGACCTGTACCTCAACACATGCCCCAGTCAAGGCAGCAGGACCATTCGCACAGAG GAGGCCATCTTAATTTCAATGGCGGGGCTGAGACAGAAGATCACGGCTGCCTTTTCAGATGTTTCAAATGGTACATGA
- the st6galnac6 gene encoding alpha-N-acetylgalactosaminide alpha-2,6-sialyltransferase 6 encodes MGLRLSGKGQQSHRMVIFLAIFILMMLFFLYGFNTGNDVLSTPFHVAPNHILKNTDLKKWAGKDGYVPFNGKKSMTLHCHNCALVTSSSHVLGSRAGEEIDRTECVIRMNDAPTLGYEADVGNRTSLRVVAHSSVFRVVRRPNEFLYLTDSNPVIIFWGPANKIGKDAKGTLYRLIQRVSMTYSNLSYFSIAPSKMRRFDGLFQGETGRDRQKSHSWLSTGWFTMVIAIEICDNIKVYGMVPPNHCGKKPISKKIPYHYYKPRGTDECQTYLQNESGRKGNHHRFITEKQVFARWAKLYNITFIHPKW; translated from the exons ATGGGGCTCCGGCTCAGTGGCAAG GGACAGCAGAGCCACAGGATGGTGATCTTTTTGGCCATCTTCATCCTGATGATGCTCTTCTTTCTGTATGGCTTCAACACTGGCAATGATGTACTGTCCACTCCCTTCCATGTGGCTCCAAATCACATTCTCAAGAACACAGACTTAAAGAAATGGGCTGGGAAAGACGGCTACGTGCCATTTAACGGGAAAAAG AGTATGACTCTACACTGTCATAACTGTGCACTGGTGACGAGCTCCAGCCACGTCCTGGGGAGTCGAGCGGGAGAAGAGATCGACCGCACAGAGTGCGTGATCCGCATGAACGACGCCCCCACTTTGGGGTACGAGGCTGATGTAGGGAATCGGACATCTCTGAGGGTTGTAGCCCACTCtagcgtgttcagggtggtccGACGGCCTAACGAGTTCTTGTACCTCACAGACAGCAACCCCGTGATCATCTTCTGGGGACCAGCAAACAAGATTGGGAAGGATGCTAAAGGAACCTTATACAGATTGATCCAGAGGGTCAGCATGACCTACAGCAACCTGTCTTATTTCAGTATCGCACCTAGCAAGATGCGCAGATTTGATGGCCTTTTTCAAGGGGAGACGGGAAGAGATAG ACAAAAATCTCACTCGTGGTTGAGCACAGGATGGTTCACAATGGTCATAGCCATTGAAATATGTGATAATATCAAAGTATATGGGATGGTTCCACCCAATCACTGTGG GAAAAAACCTATATCTAAGAAGATTCCCTACCACTACTACAAACCCAGGGGGACTGATGAATGTCAAACATATCTACAGAATGAGAGCGGACGAAAAGGGAATCACCATCGCTTTATCACAGAGAAACAGGTGTTTGCACGCTGGGCAAAGCTGTACAACATCACTTTCATTCATCCTAAATGGTGA